The Bifidobacterium bifidum ATCC 29521 = JCM 1255 = DSM 20456 region GTCTGCCGCTTTGTCTTGCGAACTCACAGGTTCTCCTTCGTATGCATTTTCAATGGTGGCTTCACGGCCGTGTACAACCGACAGAAGCCGCAGACACCTTTCATTGTGTCAGGTGTTCTGCGGCATCCGCCATACGGCGTGTCAGCTCACGCTGATCACTTGGTCTTGATGGCCTCGATGGACTTGGTGACCTTCTCGACGATGTTGCTCGGCAGCGGGGCGGAGCCGGCAGCGGAGGAGGCGGTCTTCTGGCCTTCGTCGCTGGTCACGTAGGTGAGCCAGCTCTTGACGAACTTGGCGGTGTTGGCGTCCTTGTAGGCGGGGCAGGCGATGTCGTAGGAGACCAGCACGATCGGGTAGGCGCCCTTGGCTTTGGTGGCGTGGTTGATCTTCACGACCACGCGGTTGTCGCCCTTGGCGGATGTGTCGATCTCGGAATCCTCGATGACCTTGGAACCGGCGTCAGCGGAGATCTCGTTGTAGTTCTCGCCGACCTTGATGGCCGCGGTGCCCAGGTCGCCGACCTGGGAGAAGTCGGCGTAGCCGATGGTGCCGTCGGCCTGCTTGACGGCGGTGACGACGCCCGAGGTGCCCTTGGCGCTCTGCTGGCCGGGGATGTCAGGCCAGTTCTCGGAGAGCTCATGGGTCCAGGAGTCGGGGGCCTGGTCCTTGAAGTAGCTCACGAAGTTCTGCGTGGTGCCGGACTTGTCGGAGCGGTGCACGACGGTGATCTGGGTGTCGGGCAAGGTCAGGTCCTTGTTCTGGTTGGCGATGGCCGGATCGTTCCACTTGACGATCTTGCCGTCGAAGATCTTGGCGGCGGTGTCGGCATCGAGGTTGATGTGCTTGCCGGCGTCGGAAACGCCCTTCAAGTTGAAGATGATGGCGATCGGGGAGATGTAGACCGGCACGTCGAACGCGGTGGTGCCGTTGGCGCACGCCTTGTCGGAGGACTGGGTGACCTCGTCATCGGAGAGGGCCTTGTCGGAGCCGGCCCACGCGGTGGCGCCGCTCAGGAAGGTGGTGACGCCCGCGCCGGAACCGGTCGGGTTGTAGGTGACGTTCGCGCCGGAGTTCGCCGCCATGTAGGCGGAGATCCAGGCTTCCTCGGCCGCCTGCTGGGAGGTGGCACCAGCGCCGGAGAAGCTGCCGGTAATCTTCTCGGTCGAGGTGGAACCGGAGTTGTTGCCGGCGGACGAAGTGTTGTCGCCACAGGCGGCGAGCGACGCCAGCATCACGATGCCGGAAACCGCCGCGATGGAACGAACGAAGAGATTCTTACGCATTGTTTCTTTCCTCTTATCAACTGTCATAGCGGCTCGTGTCATACGATTCAGAGCCGATTCCTTTTCATGACAGTTACTAGCCTATGGGCTGTTCGAGGGGTCGGAAGACAAAATCGGTAAACAGAAGATGAATAGTTGCCGACCTTGCCACGTAGTTGGAATGCGCGGTTTGCGGGATATGGTTCGGCCCGCCTGCACCGGGTGGTTCAGGCGGGCCGAGGGCGCTTTATACCGGGTGCGGGCCGGTCACTGCTGCGGGCTGTCGATCTTGTAGCCGAGGCCGCGCACGGTGGT contains the following coding sequences:
- the pstS gene encoding phosphate ABC transporter substrate-binding protein PstS: MRKNLFVRSIAAVSGIVMLASLAACGDNTSSAGNNSGSTSTEKITGSFSGAGATSQQAAEEAWISAYMAANSGANVTYNPTGSGAGVTTFLSGATAWAGSDKALSDDEVTQSSDKACANGTTAFDVPVYISPIAIIFNLKGVSDAGKHINLDADTAAKIFDGKIVKWNDPAIANQNKDLTLPDTQITVVHRSDKSGTTQNFVSYFKDQAPDSWTHELSENWPDIPGQQSAKGTSGVVTAVKQADGTIGYADFSQVGDLGTAAIKVGENYNEISADAGSKVIEDSEIDTSAKGDNRVVVKINHATKAKGAYPIVLVSYDIACPAYKDANTAKFVKSWLTYVTSDEGQKTASSAAGSAPLPSNIVEKVTKSIEAIKTK